One Brassica napus cultivar Da-Ae chromosome A1, Da-Ae, whole genome shotgun sequence genomic region harbors:
- the LOC106449758 gene encoding endonuclease 5-like isoform X2, translating into MRLSLRQWVVSVLVLTQLVHGALCWGKDGHYTVCKIAEGYFEEETIAAVKKLLPEAAQGEGDDLASFCSWPDEIKHLSQWKWTSSLHYVNTPEYRCNYQYCRDCHDSLMQKDWCVTGAIFNYTRQLMSASVNSQTLVQYNLTEALMFLSHYIGDVHQPLHTGFRGDQGGNTIIVHWYNRKTNLHNVWDDMIIESALKTYYNSSLPVMIQALQAKLMNGWSNAVPSWESCQLHQTACPNRYASESIDLACKYAYRNATPGTTLGDEYFLSRLPIVEKRLAQGGIRLAAILNRIFSAKTKLAGA; encoded by the exons ATGAGGTTGTCGTTGAGACAGTGGGTTGTGAGTGTGCTTGTGCTAACACAGCTTGTACATGGAGCTCTATGTTGGGGGAAAGATGGTCATTACACTGTGTGCAAAATAGCCGAG GGATACTTTGAGGAAGAAACTATCGCTGCAGTAAAGAAACTTCTCCCTGAAGCTGCtcaaggagaaggagatgatCTAGCATCTTTTTGCTCATGGCCTGATGAAATTAAACACCTCTCGCAATGGAAATGGACTAGCTCTTTGCACTATGTTAATACACCTGAATACAGATGCAACTACCAATACTGTC GTGACTGCCACGACAGTCTTATGCAAAAGGACTGGTGTGTGACAGGAGCGATCTTTAATTACACAAGGCAACTTATGTCTGCGTCTGTAAACTCACAGACTTTAGTCCAAT ATAACTTGACAGAGGCTCTCATGTTCTTATCACATTATATCGGAGATGTCCATCAG CCCTTGCATACTGGTTTTCGTGGAGATCAAGGTGGTAACACAATAATAGTCCACTGGTACAATCGCAAAACAAATTTGCACAAT GTATGGGATGACATGATTATTGAATCTGCTCTCAAAACATATTACAATTCAAGTCTTCCAGTCATGATCCAAGCCCTTCAAGCCAAACTCATG AATGGCTGGTCAAATGCTGTTCCGTCCTGGGAGTCATGCCAACTTCACCAAACAGCCTGTCCAAATCG GTATGCATCTGAAAGCATAGACCTGGCATGCAAGTATGCTTATAGGAATGCCACCCCAGGAACTACTTTAGGAG ATGAGTATTTCCTCTCTCGGTTACCTATTGTAGAGAAGAGACTTGCACAAGGTGGGATTCGGTTGGCGGCAATTCTTAACCGTATCTTTTCTGCAAAAACAAAGCTGGCCGGAGCATGA
- the LOC106449758 gene encoding endonuclease 5-like isoform X1, whose translation MRLSLRQWVVSVLVLTQLVHGALCWGKDGHYTVCKIAEGYFEEETIAAVKKLLPEAAQGEGDDLASFCSWPDEIKHLSQWKWTSSLHYVNTPEYRCNYQYCRGFIYISVSNLYMHFLKLFYMLSSNLYPCEGDCHDSLMQKDWCVTGAIFNYTRQLMSASVNSQTLVQYNLTEALMFLSHYIGDVHQPLHTGFRGDQGGNTIIVHWYNRKTNLHNVWDDMIIESALKTYYNSSLPVMIQALQAKLMNGWSNAVPSWESCQLHQTACPNRYASESIDLACKYAYRNATPGTTLGDEYFLSRLPIVEKRLAQGGIRLAAILNRIFSAKTKLAGA comes from the exons ATGAGGTTGTCGTTGAGACAGTGGGTTGTGAGTGTGCTTGTGCTAACACAGCTTGTACATGGAGCTCTATGTTGGGGGAAAGATGGTCATTACACTGTGTGCAAAATAGCCGAG GGATACTTTGAGGAAGAAACTATCGCTGCAGTAAAGAAACTTCTCCCTGAAGCTGCtcaaggagaaggagatgatCTAGCATCTTTTTGCTCATGGCCTGATGAAATTAAACACCTCTCGCAATGGAAATGGACTAGCTCTTTGCACTATGTTAATACACCTGAATACAGATGCAACTACCAATACTGTCGTgggtttatttatatatctgtTTCAAATCTTTATATGCATTTTCTTAAACTTTTTTATATGCTAAGTTCAAATCTATATCCTTGTGAAGGTGACTGCCACGACAGTCTTATGCAAAAGGACTGGTGTGTGACAGGAGCGATCTTTAATTACACAAGGCAACTTATGTCTGCGTCTGTAAACTCACAGACTTTAGTCCAAT ATAACTTGACAGAGGCTCTCATGTTCTTATCACATTATATCGGAGATGTCCATCAG CCCTTGCATACTGGTTTTCGTGGAGATCAAGGTGGTAACACAATAATAGTCCACTGGTACAATCGCAAAACAAATTTGCACAAT GTATGGGATGACATGATTATTGAATCTGCTCTCAAAACATATTACAATTCAAGTCTTCCAGTCATGATCCAAGCCCTTCAAGCCAAACTCATG AATGGCTGGTCAAATGCTGTTCCGTCCTGGGAGTCATGCCAACTTCACCAAACAGCCTGTCCAAATCG GTATGCATCTGAAAGCATAGACCTGGCATGCAAGTATGCTTATAGGAATGCCACCCCAGGAACTACTTTAGGAG ATGAGTATTTCCTCTCTCGGTTACCTATTGTAGAGAAGAGACTTGCACAAGGTGGGATTCGGTTGGCGGCAATTCTTAACCGTATCTTTTCTGCAAAAACAAAGCTGGCCGGAGCATGA
- the LOC106374092 gene encoding endonuclease 4: MNSSLRLWFARALVLTQLIHGALSWGKEGHYTVCKIAESYFEEETVAAVKKLLPESAQGDLASVCSWPDEIKHHWQWRWTSPLHYVDTPDYRCNYEYCRDCHDTHKHQDRCVTGAIFNYTTQLMSGSDNSRRIVHYNLTEALMFLSHYIGDVHQPLHVGFLGDEGGNTITVRWYRRKTNLHHVWDNMIIESALKTYYNKSLPLMIQALQANLTHGWSNDVPSWESCQLNQTACPNSYASESITLACKYAYRNATPGTTLGDEYFLSRLPIVEKRLAQGGIRLAATLNRIFSSKPKLAGA; the protein is encoded by the exons CTTTGAGCTGGGGCAAAGAAGGCCACTACACCGTCTGCAAAATAGCTGAG AGCTATTTTGAGGAAGAAACTGTAGCCGCAGTGAAGAAACTTCTACCTGAATCAGCTCAAGGAGACTTAGCTTCCGTTTGTTCATGGCCTGATGAGATTAAACACCATTGGCAATGGCGATGGACTAGCCCTTTGCACTATGTTGACACTCCTGATTACAGATGCAACTACGAGTATTGCC GGGATTGCCATGATACTCATAAGCATCAAGACCGGTGTGTGACTGGAGCTATTTTTAATTACACGACGCAACTTATGTCGGGTTCTGACAACTCGCGGAGGATAGTCCACT ACAACTTGACAGAGGCTCTCATGTTCTTATCACACTATATCGGAGATGTTCACCAG CCTTTGCATGTTGGTTTCCTGGGAGATGAAGGTGGAAACACGATCACAGTCCGCTGGTACCGTCGCAAAACAAATTTGCACCAT GTGTGGGATAACATGATAATTGAGTCAGCTCTTAAAACATACTACAATAAAAGTCTCCCACTCATGATTCAAGCACTACAAGCCAATCTTACG CATGGCTGGTCAAATGATGTTCCGTCGTGGGAATCATGTCAACTTAACCAAACGGCCTGTCCAAATTC GTATGCATCTGAAAGCATAACTCTGGCCTGCAAGTATGCTTACAGAAACGCTACCCCAGGGACTACTCTaggag ATGAGTATTTTCTCTCTCGGTTACCCATTGTGGAGAAGAGACTTGCACAAGGTGGGATTCGCTTGGCGGCCACTCTGAACCGGATCTTTTCTTCAAAACCTAAGCTTGCTGGAGCATGA